The following are encoded together in the Glycine max cultivar Williams 82 chromosome 8, Glycine_max_v4.0, whole genome shotgun sequence genome:
- the LOC100796806 gene encoding uncharacterized protein isoform X2: MDLHSIVKCLFPRPFSRSLFNKGMPHIEPYVKHGTLRLLLELLKLLDSIFGGLNRNSNTNNPFMQHMMSIKDEIQNYVQAFIPDLQVLLNLLSSLDVNSEACNSSLKRNACHHEHNSSSRKKLKLDISESGDIDIVVAGISSTPDIDLTGNSGTVDGGPRADALDDEEDLMNSIGEIWGVDLRSMEINTFEDVESYLLSKLLDALRYYRRALPFSLDNSFETFKGLLKSPLELTSHLQVSVLSLLVEYIEWCPDDEIPIRTPPMLYKYLQPFIKLLMFSPYNETRELAYKLALAAMFSTGAFDGNLHEIEAWFLFLPGYHGKKPPVKISEVDVLQSLTLFVISFFCDAVSTLGNNLIKYWDILKSHAHCLEGGEDLSPQFSPFIICVLEKCLKVIRPKTGSCSLPKKSMVLLYTCNTVKYLLQTQVNAGLLSALVHADLTERLGGSYECDEVFPEWKPLKDLLDFVESILHQRNYCIFSKNEESVLPDSSLGSALGSVNRLLNCGSGHGIAETTIAFISSIILEGTNKILTNLPSHVVIPRDLVGVPFSLLLSVLFLDYSVLHHASKLWPVMFYAALDMAMSDLGIDGQNAAPVETSDLTLHPDSLTCSQLLDASEVDAVTFSIFLKQAPFHVIFPAMMCMNGPYISKLSKIQEFLLHKLSESNDSLLLTNLQLILFWTHRIQLCYEVNPIAEVEQLLNLCVILVGSLLAQLLVPESGSDWSINSAFYSLRHNIQEVIKTIFCHPCVLISLSFSLGSCQNLSNGNVENDINMLNVVSNEGFHNFGNPVLKILTMTLESMWSLSGAHLCVSTAEDVANNIVKAFKRLQQKLFLDVRNRFELYIRTEDVMPLLPTLYALHSLHRFLSPFQLLELVNWMFSRDEFDDLPIKKSSIFVGCSLAADAFSALSIYFQQSTENRAPYDLFWEMGEKNMKADIFEQIYLKVVDFSVCYEIDSADRCLLEAVNLLYKQKHLQQETFHPLLLVMWKIIMVTPLKVLSHCIYKTNAKKATFLHILSELSSLHSLIFGHLFLGTVNRSLHHGIGVMEHTFDPTLSEDQFLLLLPASLSYFSLISKRLREQSHRDFEHLPYFYSKILLKGFSQWKRFSSKDIFQEQYGEFFPSSAQELLCLTDLSLLGKSIHMLKYHFAHNGDMMKLKKRLNLFKSIFPKFDSHDDLMNCDCQVIDSYSLRQSLNIINCVVAKISLCKILLFHEAGGDFKDVAVKMQSKLGRCRIHFINILVDIWQFIVKKFSLASYQCRTAKGTNISLLYNHLEGFLLKSILELAGEMQNDLIQLQAISFLEQLIRSALLYRFGDFTTMKTVRVILSQLSEGRLSYDLYLQLLLAHSQFAPTLHSVRKQAGSLLKPVSSILKCLVIPSLDHCENDVKHRGLTTELSSGPLEIVKILWILLLVKARQIDSDNGNDIDVNLKELHALLRHSYGATVNWIDLEIYNLMQQIESMSGLLSQNAKLDSETIEEWYKSQHRDNFPIDPDICVSTVLYFPYDRTFSDELPSINKIEPDTPRKKVLYSHVEDKERYDPVFILRFSIHSLSKAYVAPVEFAGSGLLAIAFVSLSSPDQGIRRLAYGTLDKFKNAVEKCQKRKDVMGLRLLLNSVQNSIEEPWQRIPSVIALFAAEASCVLLDPAHDHYAAISTFFIHSSKLNMRVMFDNFFWSTSVNFKAERSWMLRLVYAGMNSDDDAAIYIRNSILEKLMSFYVSSLSDFESKNLIIEVINKSVKLHKITRHLVKHCSLFSWFSSLISVARQRLNGNENKLFLKHVLVALKVVNDVISSGGISKWLQNHGLEQLMELSSNLFNFLFQDATLTNETVVLVNPFLRMIASVLKLSQKRKIYQPHFTLSIEGLYQMYQAGSVCNQAIKSIKPELALEAILMNAPPVSIFMMNQERLQSFLIWATTTALQSESLQRLGSNESQFSRNNSREDFRENSVVSTFLRWLTASVINGKLHKKSYNWDSEFAETHNLESLHSLLVHVENTSGQRNDIDIGAEEVLASTIFHLQLRLGVNHEVLPSVVCALCLLMFGASKFAVSRTDLLKDYNTLISSYSSRVRCPPEANPTWRWSFYQPWKDDSLELTDSQKMEEYHACLTLLVIISNVLGAKKLESASLSPVDLERSGLFQWEISLLRN, from the exons CGGGCTCTGCCTTTTTCTTTGGATAATTCTTTTGAAACATTCAAGGGTCTTCTCAAAAGCCCATTGGAATTAACAAGTCATCTGCAGGTCTCAGTGTTGTCCTTGCTTGTGGAATACATTGAATGGTGTCCTGATGATGAAATTCCTATCAGAACTCCACCCATGTTGTACAAATACTTACAACCATTCATTaaattgttaatgttttctccATACAATGAAACAAGGGAACTGGCTTACAAGCTGGCCTTGGCAGCTATGTTCAGTACTGGTGCTTTTGATGGGAATCTTCACGAGATAGAAGcatggtttttatttttaccaGGTTATCATGGAAAGAAACCCCCTGTCAAAATCTCGGAGGTTGATGTATTACAGAGTTTGACTCTATTTGTCATATCATTCTTTTGCGATGCTGTTTCTACACTTggaaataatttgattaaatattggGATATTCTTAAGAGTCATGCCCATTGTTTGGAAGGTGGTGAAG ATTTATCACCTCAATTTAGCCCTTTTATCATATGTGTGCTAGAGAAGTGTCTAAAGGTGATCCGACCTAAAACAGGATCCTGCTCGTTGCCTAAAAAATCAATGGTATTATTATACACTTGCAATACAGTCAAGTATCTCTTGCAAACACAG GTCAACGCAGGATTGTTATCTGCTTTAGTTCATGCAGACTTGACAGAGAGACTTGGTGGAAGTTATGAATGTGATGAAGTCTTTCCTGAGTGGAAGCCACTGAAGGATTTATTGGACTTTGTGGAGAGCATATTACACCAAAGGAATTATTGCATTTTCTCTAAAAATGAAGAATCTGTCCTTCCTGATAGTTCTTTGGGAAGTGCGCTTGGTAGTGTAAATAGATTGTTGAATTGTGGGTCTGGTCATGGTATTGCTGAAACAACCATAGCTTTCATATCCTCCATTATATTGGAAGGCACCAATAAAATATTGACAAATCTGCCATCACATGTGGTCATACCACGTGACTTAGTTGGAGTTCCTTTCTCACTCTTATTATCAGTACTTTTTCTTGATTATAGTGTTCTTCACCATGCTTCTAAGTTGTGGCCTGTAATGTTTTATGCTGCCTTGGATATGGCCATGTCAGATCTTGGTATTGATGGTCAAAATGCAGCTCCTGTTGAGACTTCTGATCTTACATTGCATCCAGATTCTCTAACTTGTAGCCAACTTTTAGATGCTTCTGAAGTTGATGCTGTTACATTTAGTATCTTTCTAAAACAGGCGCCTTTCCATGTGATATTTCCTGCGATGATGTGTATGAATGGTCCTTACATATCAAAGCTATCTAAAATACAAGAGTTTTTACTGCATAAATTATCTGAGTCAAATGATAGCTTGCTCCTTACCAATCTGCAACTCATTCTGTTCTGGACTCATCGGATTCAGTTATGTTATGAAGTTAACCCAATAGCTGAAGTTGAACAACTTTTGAATCTGTGTGTTATACTTGTAGGGAGCTTGTTAGCTCAATTATTGGTTCCAGAAAGTGGTTCTGACTGGTCTATAAACTCTGCCTTTTATTCATTAAGACATAACATTCAAGAAGTGATTAAAACCATTTTTTGTCATCCTTGTGTTTTGATCTCATTATCCTTTTCTTTGGGAAGTTGTCAGAATCTTTCAAATGGAAATGTAGAGAATGATATCAATATGCTAAATGTAGTATCCAATGAGGGGTTTCACAACTTTGGTAATCCAGTTTTAAAGATATTAACAATGACTCTAGAGTCCATGTGGTCTTTATCTGGTGCCCACCTTTGTGTGTCAACAGCTGAAGATGTTGCTAATAATATTGTGAAGGCATTTAAACGCCTTCAACAAAAACTATTTCTGGATGTCAGAAACAGATTTGAGCTGTACATTCGTACTGAAGATGTGATGCCTCTTCTTCCAACATTGTATGCTTTACATTCTTTGCATCGATTTTTATCCCCTTTTCAGCTCCTTGAATTAGTGAATTGGATGTTCAGTAGAGATGAGTTTGATGATTTGCCAATTAAGAAATCCTCAATATTTGTTGGATGTTCCTTAGCTGCTGATGCTTTCAGTGCTTTATCCATTTATTTTCAGCAGTCAACTGAAAACAGGGCACCGTATGATTTGTTTTGGGAGATGGGTGAAAAGAATATGAAAGCTGATATTTTTGAGCAGATTTACCTCAAGGTAGTTGACTTTTCTGTATGTTATGAAATAGATAGTGCAGATAGATGCTTGCTTGAAGCTGTCAATCTCTTGTATAAGCAGAAACATTTGCAACAAGAAACGTTTCATCCTTTGCTGTTGGTCATGTGGAAAATTATAATGGTTACTCCATTGAAAGTGCTTTCCCATTGCATTTACAAGACTAATGCTAAGAAAGCTACGTTTTTACATATTCTTTCTGAATTGAGTTCCCTCCATTCGTTGATCTTTGGGCATTTATTTTTGGGTACAGTGAATAGAAGTTTACATCATGGTATTGGTGTGATGGAACATACCTTTGATCCTACTCTCTCAGAAGATCAGTTTTTGCTGCTTCTGCCGGCCTCTTTGTCATACTTCAGCTTAATTTCTAAGAGACTTAGAGAGCAGAGTCACAGAGATTTTGAACATTTACCTTACTTTTATTCAAAAATTCTCTTAAAAGGTTTCAGTCAGTGGAAGAGGTTTTCCTCAAAAGATATATTTCAGGAACAATATGGGGAATTCTTTCCATCATCTGCTCAAGAACTTCTGTGTCTTACTGATCTTAGTCTTCTTGGGAAATCAATTCATATGTTAAAGTATCACTTTGCTCATAATGGGGATATGATGAAACTGAAAAAGCGATTAAATCTATTCAAATCCATTTTCCCAAAATTTGATTCACATGATGATCTGATGAACTGTGATTGTCAAGTTATTGATAGTTATTCCCTGCGTCAGTCTTTGAACATCATCAATTGTGTTGTTGCAAAGATATCACtttgtaaaatattattgtttcatGAAGCAGGTGGGGATTTCAAAGATGTTGCTGTGAAAATGCAAAGCAAATTAGGTAGATGCAGGATacatttcataaatattttggtGGATATTTGGCAGTTTATTGTTAAGAAATTTTCGTTAGCTTCTTATCAATGTAGAACTGCAAAAGGCACTAACATTTCATTGCTATATAATCACTTGGAGGGTTTTTTGTTGAAGAGTATTCTTGAATTGGCTGGAGAAATGCAAAATGATCTTATTCAATTGCAAGCCatttccttccttgagcaattAATCAGATCTGCTCTTCTCTATAGGTTTGGTGATTTTACAACAATGAAAACTGTCCGGGTTATATTATCACAGCTTAGTGAGGGGAGGCTATCATATGATTTATATCTTCAGTTGTTGCTTGCTCATTCTCAGTTTGCTCCCACTCTCCATTCAGTGCGCAAACAAGCAGGTTCCCTTTTGAAGCCTGTATCCAGCATTCTGAAATGTCTTGTGATTCCTTCTCTTGATCATTGTGAAAATGATGTGAAACACAGAGGGCTAACGACTGAGCTCTCTAGTGGACCATTGGAAATTGTTAAAATACTTTGGatacttttattggttaaggcTCGTCAAATTGACTCAGATAatggaaatgacattgatgtaaatttaaaagaacTGCATGCACTGCTTCGTCATTCTTATGGTGCAACAGTCAACTGGATTGATTTGGAAATATACAATCTGATGCAACAGATTGAGTCTATGAGTGGCCTGCTGTCTCAAAATGCCAAGTTAGATTCAGAAACAATTGAAGAATGGTACAAAAGCCAGCATAGAGACAACTTTCCAATTGACCCTGACATATGCGTGTCAACAGTTCTCTATTTTCCGTATGATAGAACTTTCTCTGATGAGCTACCATCTATAAACAAGATTGAACCAGATACTCCTAGGAAAAAG gtactttattctcatgttgaaGATAAAGAACGTTATGATCCTGTATTTATATTGCGATTTTCAATTCATAGTCTCTCAAAGGCTTATGTAGCGCCTGTGGAGTTTGCTGGTTCAGGGTTGCTTGCGATTGCATTTGTTAGCTTGTCTTCCCCAGACCAAGGGATAAGAAGATTAGCGTATGGCactcttgataaatttaagaATGCAGTAGAG AAGTGCCAAAAGAGGAAGGATGTAATGGGACTTCGGCTTCTATTAAATTCTGTTCAAAACAGCATAGAAGAGCCATGGCAAAGAATCCCATCAGTTATTGCTTTATTTGCTGCAGAGGCATCTTGTGTATTGTTAGATCCGGCACATGATCATTATGCAGCTATAAGtacattttttatacattcatCTAAGTTGAATATGAGG GTTATGTTTGATAACTTTTTTTGGAGTACCTCTGTCAATTTCAAAGCAGAGAGGTCTTGGATGCTTCGCCTAGTATATGCAGGGATGAACTCAGATGATGATGCTGCGATATATATCAGGAACTCTATCCTTGAGAAGCTAATGAGTTTTTACGTCTCTTCTCTTTCAGATTTTGAGTCTAAGAACCTGATTATTGAG GTGATAAATAAATCTGTTAAATTGCACAAGATTACCCGTCATCTAGTGAAGCattgttctttattttcatggttTTCGTCTCTCATCTCCGTTGCCAGACAGAGGCTTaatggaaatgaaaataaactttTCTTGAAGCATGTGTTGGTAGCATTGAAG GTTGTCAATGATGTTATTTCATCAGGAGGCATCTCCAAGTGGTTGCAAAATCATGGCCTTGAGCAGCTTATGGAGCTTTCATCAAAtctatttaatttcttattccAGGATGCAACATTGACAAATGAAACTGTAGTACTAGTTAATCCTTTTCTACGAATGATAGCATCAGTGTTGAAATTAtctcaaaaaaggaaaatatatcaGCCACATTTTACCCTATCAATTGAGGGCTTGTATCAGATGTACCAGGCTGGCAGTGTGTGTAATCAAGCCATAAAAAGCATTAAACCAGAGCTTGCACTTGAAGCCATACTTATGAATGCACCTCCTGTTTCCATTTTCATGATG AATCAGGAAAGGCTACAAAGCTTTCTTATCTGGGCAACTACAACTGCTTTACAGTCCGAGTCTTTACAAAGGCTGGGGTCCAATGAGTCTCAGTTCTCAAGAAATAATTCAAGGGAAGATTTTCGAGAGAACTCAGTAGTTTCAACATTTCTACGTTGGTTAACAGCATCAGTAATCAATGGGAAGCTccataaaaaatcttataattggGATTCAGAATTTGCTGAAACGCACAACCTTGAATCCCTGCATTCTTTGCTGGTGCATGTTGAAAATACCTCTGGACAAAGAAATGATATTGATATTGGTGCTGAGGAGGTACTAGCTTCAACAATCTTCCATCTCCAACTGCGTCTTGGTGTCAATCATGAAGTGCTACCATCAGTTGTATGTGCTCTCTGTCTCCTGATGTTTGGTGCCTCTAAATTTGCAG TCAGCAGAACTGATTTATTGAAAGACTACAACACATTAATATCATCATACAGTTCAAGGGTACGGTGTCCTCCTGAAGCTAATCCAACTTGGAGATG GTCGTTTTATCAGCCATGGAAGGATGATTCTCTGGAGCTCACTGACTCGCAGAAGATGGAGGAATATCATGCTTGCCTAACTTTGTTAGTTATTATCTCTAATGTTCTTGGTGCAAAGAAATTAGAGTCGGCTAGTTTATCCCCTGTAGATTTAGAGAGATCTGGCTTATTCCAATGGGAAATAAGTTTACTAAGAAACTAA